From Anopheles arabiensis isolate DONGOLA chromosome 3, AaraD3, whole genome shotgun sequence, a single genomic window includes:
- the LOC120902275 gene encoding zinc finger protein 263-like, with protein sequence MIDALGSFLIHRHYHRTTDLMTMADGGYDPMGHIQTGRPHAYYLYQAAAAALEQQHQQHQQQQQHQQQQQQHQQQQLQDQSGDEQVASRSRPASNDGHENNNNLPAAANNNLFRSEQKKHKRKRLSAVLDKLHNGSGTVVNHNNNNVGEAQNFKVKCTDSRSSAEDSAEDVFPYSASPRISISPLRLSEVDENNPLQQRATHQQHALPQDQQLPSPSQLPRQTKLDASPQQPALPLQPSQIKQEDQQYLYKQLQYFNPLALFNYLPEPTKLLYQEFARQRSHSDSDLQLQQLQQQQQQQQQQQQQQQQQQQTQLNPPKKKKSSHSGRASQRPPTSSSRSSNASSSSGQQDPQEQPLDLSMKSPSLLDSPSLLVTTVIKEEPQLADSPPPDSPLPPVSIGQKLLLKREDMPDIRRSPAFEHLNGHGPPGFNLNVSPVVEEMPPGSDVAYMCPVCGQLFSLQDRLAKHMASRHKSRTGATDITKSYMCEVCQRSFARSDMLTRHMRLHTGVKPYSCKVCGQIFSRSDHLSTHQRTHTGEKPYKCPQCPYAACRRDMITRHMRTHTRYESQRGGGSGGGSSGGSTSPSMDQKPILLPMVGMSTGRTIKKESGFGGVGGGFVIEAKTES encoded by the coding sequence ATCGATGCCCTTGGTAGTTTCTTGATCCACCGGCACTATCACAGAACGACAGACCTAATGACTATGGCGGATGGCGGTTATGACCCAATGGGGCACATCCAAACGGGTCGTCCACACGCGTACTACCTGTACCAGGCGGCAGCGGCTGCTCTggaacagcagcatcaacagcaccagcagcagcagcagcaccaacagcagcagcagcagcatcaacagcagcagctgcaggaccAATCCGGCGATGAGCAGGTTGCTTCACGGTCCCGCCCAGCTTCAAACGATGGCCacgagaacaacaacaacctgcCCGCAGCAGCCAACAACAATCTGTTCCGCTCGGAGCAGAAGAAGCACAAGCGGAAACGACTGTCGGCCGTGCTGGACAAGCTGCACAACGGTAGCGGTACGGTGGtgaaccacaacaacaacaacgtcgGAGAGGCGCAAAACTTCAAGGTCAAGTGTACCGATTCGCGCTCGAGCGCGGAAGATTCGGCCGAAGACGTGTTCCCATACTCTGCAAGCCCTCGCATCAGCATCAGCCCACTGCGATTGAGCGAAGTGGACGAGAACAACCCGCTGCAGCAGCGGGCCACTCACCAGCAGCATGCACTACCTCAGGATCAACAACTGCCGTCGCCCTCGCAGCTTCCCCGTCAAACCAAGCTGGATGCTTCCCCGCAGCAACCGGCGTTGCCACTGCAGCCGTCACAGATCAAGCAGGAGGATCAGCAGTACCTGTACAAGCAGCTTCAGTACTTCAACCCGCTCGCCCTGTTCAACTATCTCCCCGAACCGACCAAGCTGCTCTACCAAGAGTTTGCGCGTCAGCGTAGCCATTCCGACTCCGATctgcagcttcagcagctccagcagcagcaacaacagcagcagcagcagcagcagcagcaacaacagcagcaacaaactcAGCTGAATCCACCCAAGAAAAAGAAGTCGAGCCATTCGGGGCGAGCATCGCAACGTCCACCGACGTCCAGCAGTCGAAGCAGCAAcgccagcagtagcagtggcCAGCAGGATCCGCAGGAGCAGCCGCTGGATTTGTCCATGAAGTCGCCCTCGCTGCTAGACTCGCCTAGTCTACTCGTCACCACTGTGATCAAGGAGGAGCCGCAGTTGGCCGACAGCCCACCGCCAGACTCCCCTCTGCCGCCCGTTTCGATCGGACAGAAGCTGCTCCTGAAGCGGGAAGACATGCCGGACATCCGCCGGTCGCCCGCTTTCGAGCATCTCAACGGCCATGGCCCGCCCGGCTTCAATCTGAATGTTTCGCCCGTGGTAGAAGAAATGCCGCCCGGATCGGACGTTGCCTACATGTGCCCGGTGTGCGGTCAGCTGTTCTCGCTACAGGACCGGCTCGCGAAACACATGGCCTCCCGGCACAAGAGCCGCACCGGGGCAACCGACATCACCAAATCCTACATGTGCGAGGTGTGCCAACGATCGTTCGCCCGATCCGACATGCTGACGCGCCACATGCGTCTGCACACGGGTGTCAAGCCGTACTCGTGCAAAGTGTGTGGCCAAATCTTCTCCCGCTCGGACCATCTCTCCACCCATCAGCGGACGCACACCGGCGAGAAGCCCTACAAGTGCCCACAGTGTCCGTACGCGGCGTGCCGCCGGGACATGATCACGCGTCATAtgcgcacgcacacgcgcTACGAATCGCAGCGAGGCGGCGGCAGTGGAGGAGGCTCCAGCGGAGGCAGCACCAGCCCGTCGATGGACCAGAAGCCGATACTGTTGCCGATGGTGGGCATGAGCACGGGCCGTACCATCAAGAAGGAGTCCGGCTTTGGAGGTGTCGGTGGTGGGTTCGTCATTGAGGCAAAGACTGAATCGTAA